A genome region from Panicum virgatum strain AP13 chromosome 4K, P.virgatum_v5, whole genome shotgun sequence includes the following:
- the LOC120704459 gene encoding cyclin-A2-1-like translates to MAARKENSVLSACQAPKGRITRAQAAANRGRFGSFPSVPLPAKAERKQAAQGKTKRGSSYENTSSSAAISGPQPKRRTVLRDVTNVSRANSNKNTAATKLQTRPSQRVGRTTSKNKQCAKKVPKIPPPAVNRSSVANDSNIAEETQEGTFLPQIEEPTLLLENMGPLSLQNVERNRDSACHEAFFEERNARDRPEASMSKTGDSPALDIVDIDKDNGNPQMCASYVVEIYSNLTASELMRRPSPNYMEGLQRDITKGMRGILIDWLVEVSEEYKLVPDTLYLTVYLIDRFLSRNYIERQRLQLLGITSMLVASKYEEICAPRVEEFCFITDNTYTKAEVLKMEGQVLNDLGFHLSVPTTKTFLRRFLRAAQSSRKTPSISLGFLANYLAELTLADYGFLKFLPSVVAASAVFLARWMLDQSDLPWNRTLEHYTSYKSSDIQLCVSALWELQHNTSNCPLNAVREKYRHQKFECVANLTSPELHQSLFS, encoded by the exons ATGGCTGCACGGAAGGAAAACTCTGTGCTTAGTGCTTGTCAAGCACCCAAAGGACGAATCACGCGAGCTCAAGCTGCTGCTAATCGCGGAAGATTTGGATCTTTTCCTTCCGTTCCACTGCCTGCGAAAGCTGAACGGAAACAGGCTGCACAAGGGAAGACAAAAAGGGGATCTTCATATGAGAACACTAGTTCAAGTGCGGCAATTTCAGGCCCCCAGCCTAAAAGGCGCACAGTACTCAGGGATGTAACCAATGTGAGCCGTGCTAACTCCAACAAAAACACTGCTGCAACTAAGCTTCAG acaAGGCCCTCCCAAAGGGTTGGAAGAACCACGAGCAAAAACAAGCAGTGTGCAAAAAAGGTCCCTAAGATACCCCCACCAGCTGTTAATAGAAGTTCAGTTGCTAATGATTCAAACATTGCTGAAGAAACACAAGAGGGCACATTTTTGCCACAGATTGAGGAGCCTACTCTTTTACTTGAGAACATGGGGCCACTATCATTACAGAATGTTGAAAGAAACAGGGACAGTGCTTGTCATGAGGCTTTCTTTGAAGAAAGAAATGCCAGGGATAGACCTGAAGCTTCGATGTCAAAAACTG GGGACTCTCCTGCCTTAGACATTGTAGACATTGACAAAGACAATGGCAATCCTCAGATGTGTGCTTCATATGTTGTAGAGATATACTCAAACCTAACGGCTTCAGAG CTTATGAGAAGACCCAGTCCAAATTACATGGAGGGTTTGCAACGGGACATCACAAAGGGCATGAGGGGAATACTCATTGATTGGCTTGTGGAG GTTTCTGAAGAATACAAACTTGTGCCAGACACACTGTACCTCACTGTATATCTTATTGACCGCTTCCTTTCTCGGAACTACATTGAAAGACAGAGATTACAACTTCTGGGAATAACGAGCATGCTTGTTGCCTC GAAATATGAAGAGATATGTGCTCCTAGGGTTGAAGAGTTCTGTTTCATAACCGACAATACATATACAAAGGCAGAG GTATTGAAAATGGAGGGCCAAGTGCTGAATGACCTGGGATTTCATCTTTCTGTTCCAACAACAAAAACATTTCTCAG GAGATTCCTTAGAGCGGCACAATCATCCCGTAAA ACTCCTTCTATCAGTTTGGGATTTCTGGCCAATTATCTTGCGGAGTTGACTTTGGCTGATTATGGATTCTTGAAATTTCTTCCTTCAGTTGTAGCAGCATCGGCTGTTTTCCTTGCTAGATGGATGCTTGACCAATCTGACCTCCCATGG AATCGAACTCTTGAGCACTACACCTCTTACAAAAGCTCTGATATTCAATTATGTGTCTCTGCTCTATGGGAACTGCAGCATAACACCAGTAACTGCCCTCTTAATGCCGTCCGTGAAAAgtatagacatcaaaag TTTGAGTGCGTAGCAAACCTGACTTCACCGGAGCTTCACCAGTCGCTCTTCAGCTGA
- the LOC120704461 gene encoding 21 kDa protein-like, which yields MPRPAPLLLLLHLLAAAALLALAGASPANSEAAASDFIRKSCRDTQYPSLCVQSLASYGGSPPPRSPRELARAALMVSADRARAASAYVGRLCGGAAKKGGRKGTAAGAVRDCLENLADSVGHLRDAAQEMGGAGMGRAGSAAFKWHLSNVQTWCSAALTDENTCLDGLAGRGVDAGTRAAIRGRVVEVAQVTSNALALVNKVGPPGY from the coding sequence ATGCCTCGCCcggcccccctcctcctcctcctccacctcctggcggccgccgcgctcctGGCCCTGGCGGGCGCGTCGCCGGCGAACAGCGAAGCCGCGGCCAGCGACTTCATCCGCAAGTCGTGCCGCGACACGCAGTACCCGTCGCTGTGCGTGCAGAGCCTGGCGTCGTACGGcgggtccccgccgccgcggagcccgcGGGagctggcgcgcgcggcgctgatGGTGAGCGCGGACCGCGCGCGTGCGGCGTCGGCGTACGTGGGGCGgctgtgcggcggcgcggcgaagaaGGGCGGGCGcaagggcacggcggcgggcgccgtGCGCGACTGCCTGGAGAACCTGGCGGACAGCGTGGGGCACCTCCGCGACGCGGCGCAGGAGATGGGCGGCGCCGGGATGGGGCGCGCGGGGTCGGCGGCGTTCAAGTGGCACCTGAGCAACGTGCAGACCTGGTGCAGCGCGGCGCTCACCGACGAGAACACCTGCCTGGAcgggctcgccggccgcggcgtggACGCCGGCACGCGCGCCGCCATCCGCGGCAGGGTCGTCGAGGTCGCGCAGGTCACCAGCAACGCGCTCGCCCTCGTCAACAAGGTCGGGCCACCAGGGTACTAG